A stretch of the Hydra vulgaris chromosome 09, alternate assembly HydraT2T_AEP genome encodes the following:
- the LOC136085236 gene encoding uncharacterized protein LOC136085236, with protein sequence MSKNNTFSPIEYAASISDLMNLTKKRLDKRKTIDEQNPADHNNSETSSKAGKTTYEYYSIEEETSKWICNQCNSNRPKKYSCKTSKSILDYHLEHDHKIITPKKKRTMSGLSKEVSDKIDRALLIFIIACCLPLMLVESSAFKEFVLCLNPKYKVPCRKKLRPLLTDLYREKVELLKSKLLSIKVLSITTDGWTSCQNYSYISATAHFISDKTNFISFCLGFAYLNGRHDADNLKEALLKIVEKFKVDDKIMSIVSDNASNVRNCLNSLKVCLNIQPIRCMGHVLQLVVKNVIDLVEEGEKDSSSKFFFIARTLTKCRKIVTSFNHSSQLKDFLEESQTRQGVEKNHILHLIQDMKTRWHSTFLMAERVVKLHSSVKDIFNSKQQYKDMRKYLLDEDEMVNLKETVNALLSFNQVSVLLSGDRYATCSLIIPSIKYLEKQLSKNKSETPPLILILKSHLLESLQTYKDLYELENNSFLLCATVGEIIPIKKVTKESKKFKLSFEDEEDDSGSDSDKNVTLDLKKENSEYIRLSVHEQNVLEFWHQNQYVFPILYCISTMILCTPATSAPSERLFSDALNNLYAKRNRMTAECFQMLMFLYENLEFFNLV encoded by the exons aTGTCGAAAAATAATACGTTTTCTCCAATTGAATATGCTGCTTCAATATCTGATTTGATGAATCTGACGAAGAAAAGATTGGATAAAAGAAAGACTATAGATGAACAAAACCCTGCAGATCATAACAATAGCGAAACAAGTTCAA AAGCAGGTAAAACTACTTACGAATATTACTCAATCGAGGAGGAAACATCAAAATGGATATGCAATCAATGTAATAGTAACAGACCTAAAAAGTACTCTTGTAAAACATCAAAGAGTATATTAGATTACCATCTTGAACATGATCACAAAATAATAACGCCGAAAAAAAAACGAACTATGAGTGGCTTGTCAAAAGAAGTTAGCGATAAGATTGATAGAgctcttttaattttcattattgcCTGTTGTCTTCCATTAATGTTGGTAGAAAGTAGTGcatttaaagaatttgttttgtGTTTAAATCCAAAGTATAAAGTGCCTTGCCGAAAAAAGTTAAGACCTCTTTTAACTGATTTATATCGAGAAAAAGTTGAacttttgaaatcaaaattattatcaattaaagttttatctattACTACTGACGGATGGACGTCCTGTCAAAACTATAGTTATATATCTGCAACTGCACATTTCATTTCTGACAAAACAAATTTCATCAGTTTTTGTTTGGGCTTTGCATACCTTAATGGCCGCCATGATgcagataatttaaaagaggCTTTGCTAAAAATTGTAGAAAAGTTTAAAGTAGATGATAAAATAATGAGTATAGTATCAGACAACGCCAGTAACGTACGCAACtgtctaaattctttaaaagtttgtttaaacatTCAACCAATAAGATGCATGGGACATGTTTTGCAATTAGTTGTTAAAAATGTCATAGATTTAGTTGAAGAAGGTGAAAAAGATAGTTCGtctaaattctttttcattGCAAGAACATTAACTAAGTGCAGGAAAATTGTTACATCTTTCAATCATTCTTCTCAACTTAAAGATTTCTTAGAGGAAAGTCAAACACGACAAGGTGTCGAAAAAAATCACATACTTCATTTGATTCAAGATATGAAAACTCGTTGGCACTCTACGTTTCTCATGGCAGAGCGAGTGGTTAAGCTTCACTCCTCCGTAAAAGATATCTTTAATTCGAAACAACAATACAAAGATATGAGAAAATATTTACTCGATGAAGATGAAATGGTTAACTTAAAAGAAACGGTAAATGCTTTATTAAGCTTTAATCAAGTAAGTGTTTTACTATCTGGCGATAGGTATGCAACGTGTTCTTTAATTATTCCAAGTATAAAGTACCTTGAGAAGCAGCTGAGTAAGAATAAAAGTGAAACTCCTCCTTTAATTCTAATATTGAAATCACATTTGTTAGAATCTTTACAAACTTACAAAGATTTATATGAATTAGAGAATAATTCCTTTTTATTGTGTGCCAC AGTTGGTGAAATAATTCCAATTAAAAAGGTGACAAaggaatcaaaaaaatttaagttgtcATTTGAGGATGAAGAAGATGATTCCGGAAGTGATAGTGACAAAAATGTAACCTTagatctaaaaaaagaaaacagtgaATATATAAGATTGTCAGTGCACgaacaaaatgttttagagTTTTGGCATCAAAATCAATATGTTTTTCCAATATTGTATTGCATTTCAACGATGATTTTATGTACACCTGCTACCAGTGCACCAAGTGAGCGCCTTTTTTCTGACGCATTAAACAATTTGTATGCTAAGCGAAACAGGATGACGGCTGAATGTTTTCAaatgttgatgtttttgtacgaaaatttggaattttttaatttggtttaa
- the LOC100202798 gene encoding uridine diphosphate glucose pyrophosphatase NUDT14 codes for MNFLEISNLEVSPMVDSQFVVPSRVTFNQNGVKRTWDYIKAHDAVAILLFNTTKQAFILVKQFRPALYMAINERVNSEDISVLEKKEKELKISVPFEKGVSYELCAGIVDKDCTLVEIAQAEILEETGYQVSINKIKPLFEYNAVGFSGNLTTVFFAEVTDEMIVNEGGGNKHDGEFIELFYLPIKDAKEFIYNNDYPKTSSVSAAIGWYFLNYS; via the exons atgaattttttggaaattagCAATCTAGAAGTTTCGCCAATGGTCGATTCACAATTTGTAGTCCCTTCGCGTGTTACGTTCAATCAG aatggAGTAAAAAGGACATGGGATTATATCAAAGCACATGATgc AGTAGCGATTCTTCTTTTTAATACAACAAAGCAAGCTTTTATTCTTGTAAAGCAGTTTAGACCAG ctctTTATATGGCGATTAATGAAAGAGTGAACTCAGAAGATATATctgttttggaaaaaaaagaaaaagagttaaaaatatcTGTTCCTTTTGAAAAAGGTGTTTCTTATGAACTCTGCGCTGGAATAGTTGACAAAGACTGCACTCTTGTTGAAATAGCTCAAGCGGAGATATTGGAGGAAACTGGCTACCAAgtttctattaataaaataaagccaTTGTTTGAGTATAACGCTGTAGGTTTTTCTGGCAATCTTACGACAGTATTTTTTGCTGAAGTTACTGATGAAATGATAGTTAATGAAGGAGGCGGCAATAAACACGATGGAGAGTTTATCGAACTGTTTTACTTACCTATAAAAGATGCAAAAGagtttatatataacaatgattatCCAAAAACTTCGTCAGTCTCTGCAGCCATCGGatggtattttttaaactattcataa